One Mesorhizobium loti genomic window carries:
- a CDS encoding heat shock protein Hsp20 has product MTIRDLMPWNRDTSQSPTLFREGDRDPFMGLHREMSRLVDDMFRGFESRLPSMGRFSSAGTGWPSVEISETDKEIRVTAEIPGMEDKDIEVLLDDGVLTLRGEKHSETDDKERQFSERFYGRFERRIPIGFEVAEDKVAADFRNGVLSVSLPKSEKAQSKAKRIPIGGKSTKH; this is encoded by the coding sequence ATGACCATTCGTGATCTCATGCCGTGGAACCGCGACACCAGCCAGTCTCCGACTCTCTTTCGCGAAGGCGACCGGGACCCGTTCATGGGCCTGCATCGCGAGATGAGCCGCCTGGTCGACGACATGTTCCGCGGCTTCGAGTCGCGGCTTCCGTCCATGGGCAGGTTCTCTTCGGCCGGCACCGGTTGGCCCAGCGTGGAAATCTCCGAAACCGACAAGGAAATCCGCGTGACAGCCGAGATACCCGGCATGGAGGACAAGGACATCGAGGTGTTGCTCGATGACGGCGTCCTGACGTTGCGCGGCGAAAAACACTCCGAAACCGACGACAAGGAGCGTCAGTTCTCCGAGCGGTTCTATGGCCGCTTCGAACGTCGTATCCCGATCGGCTTCGAAGTCGCGGAGGACAAGGTCGCGGCCGATTTCCGCAACGGCGTACTGTCCGTGAGCTTGCCGAAGTCCGAGAAGGCGCAGAGCAAGGCGAAGCGCATCCCCATCGGCGGCAAGAGCACCAAGCACTAG
- a CDS encoding sensor histidine protein kinase translates to MAKSTAAKAEPKLLSGGNPRIAKGHGDAPVQAYIAAMPGWKRAMGGRLDTLIERAVPGVHKAVKWNSPLYGVEGEGWFLGVHCFTKYIKVAFFRGTSLKPVPPGESKSQDTRYLNIHEDDAFDEAQFSAWVKQASQLPGERM, encoded by the coding sequence ATGGCCAAGTCGACCGCCGCCAAGGCCGAGCCAAAACTGCTTTCCGGCGGCAACCCGCGGATCGCCAAGGGTCATGGCGATGCTCCGGTGCAGGCCTATATCGCGGCCATGCCGGGCTGGAAGCGCGCGATGGGCGGGCGGCTCGACACCCTCATCGAGCGCGCCGTGCCTGGCGTGCACAAGGCGGTCAAATGGAACTCGCCGCTTTATGGCGTCGAGGGCGAGGGCTGGTTCCTTGGCGTCCATTGCTTCACCAAATACATCAAGGTGGCCTTCTTTCGTGGCACCTCGCTGAAGCCGGTGCCGCCGGGCGAATCCAAGAGCCAGGACACGCGCTACCTCAACATCCATGAGGACGACGCGTTCGACGAGGCGCAATTCAGTGCCTGGGTGAAACAAGCCAGCCAATTGCCTGGCGAGCGCATGTGA
- a CDS encoding lactoylglutathione lyase has protein sequence MKIKLTSIYVDEQEKALAFYTGVLGLTKKADFSNGPFRWLTVASPDEPEGTELQLALNNQPAAKAYQQAMFEQGQPAVMFFTDDIKGDHERITARGGTFAMAPTEVTGSTIAKLNDGCGNLIQITQLARW, from the coding sequence ATGAAGATCAAACTGACCAGCATCTATGTCGACGAACAGGAGAAGGCGCTGGCCTTCTACACCGGCGTGCTCGGCCTGACCAAGAAGGCCGATTTCAGCAACGGGCCGTTCCGCTGGCTGACCGTCGCCTCGCCGGATGAACCCGAGGGCACCGAGTTGCAGCTGGCGCTCAACAACCAGCCAGCCGCCAAGGCCTACCAGCAGGCGATGTTCGAGCAGGGCCAGCCGGCGGTGATGTTCTTCACCGACGACATCAAGGGCGACCATGAGCGCATCACGGCGCGCGGCGGCACGTTCGCCATGGCGCCGACCGAGGTGACCGGTTCGACCATCGCCAAGCTCAACGATGGCTGCGGCAATCTCATCCAGATCACCCAACTGGCGCGCTGGTAG
- a CDS encoding sugar binding protein of sugar ABC transporter, with amino-acid sequence MRNLIAKLALATAVLGSGLGVAAADTANIWVRADGSNFMPRIVDAYNKAHKDQIKLDIIPNAEIIPKYGAAAAGGTAPDALSLDLIYTPSFAAAGQLEDITDWAKSLPYFASLSPAHVKTGTYKDHIYGLPFSADASVLIWNKKLFKQAGLDPEKGPTNWAEIAADAEKVNALGGNIKGFYFSGNCGGCNIFTFMPLIWASGGDILSEDGSKATLDSPQLRGAIDLYRSMVKKDLVPAGAQTDTGANFFAAFAAGNIGISPSGAFAIGALNTQYPNVDYGVTFLPGKDGGWSSFAGGDNFVVTKGTKKLAVVKEFLDFAYSLEGQTILAKYGSLPVRGDIAKDALRELDPRYQIAAEAMAKGKTPYSVVFNDLINSANGPWTQMVNEVFFGDDVDGAIANAQETMQSIIDQAPQK; translated from the coding sequence ATGAGGAACCTGATTGCCAAACTGGCCCTGGCCACTGCCGTTCTGGGCAGCGGTCTGGGTGTCGCCGCCGCCGACACCGCCAACATCTGGGTGCGCGCCGACGGCTCGAATTTCATGCCGCGCATCGTCGACGCCTACAACAAGGCGCACAAGGACCAGATCAAGCTCGACATTATCCCCAATGCCGAGATCATCCCGAAATATGGCGCGGCCGCCGCCGGCGGCACGGCGCCCGACGCGCTGTCGCTCGACCTGATCTACACGCCGTCCTTCGCCGCCGCCGGCCAGTTGGAGGACATCACCGACTGGGCCAAGTCCCTGCCCTATTTCGCCAGCCTGTCGCCGGCGCATGTCAAGACCGGCACCTACAAGGACCACATTTACGGACTGCCCTTCTCGGCTGATGCCTCGGTGCTGATCTGGAACAAGAAGCTGTTCAAGCAGGCCGGCCTCGACCCTGAAAAAGGCCCGACCAACTGGGCCGAGATCGCCGCCGATGCCGAAAAGGTCAACGCGCTTGGCGGCAACATCAAGGGCTTCTACTTCTCAGGCAATTGCGGCGGCTGCAACATCTTCACCTTCATGCCGCTGATCTGGGCCTCGGGCGGCGATATCCTCTCGGAAGACGGCTCCAAGGCGACGCTGGACAGCCCGCAACTGCGCGGCGCCATCGATCTCTACCGCTCGATGGTCAAGAAGGACCTGGTGCCGGCAGGCGCGCAGACCGACACCGGCGCCAATTTCTTCGCAGCCTTCGCCGCCGGCAATATCGGCATCTCGCCCTCCGGCGCCTTCGCCATCGGCGCGCTCAACACCCAGTATCCCAATGTCGATTACGGCGTCACCTTCCTGCCGGGCAAGGACGGCGGCTGGTCATCCTTTGCCGGCGGCGACAATTTCGTCGTCACCAAGGGCACCAAGAAGCTCGCCGTGGTGAAGGAGTTCCTGGACTTCGCCTATTCGCTCGAAGGCCAGACCATCCTTGCCAAATATGGCAGCCTGCCGGTGCGCGGCGATATCGCCAAGGATGCGCTCAGGGAACTCGACCCGCGCTACCAGATCGCCGCCGAAGCCATGGCCAAGGGCAAGACGCCCTATTCGGTGGTGTTCAACGATCTGATCAACTCCGCCAACGGCCCGTGGACGCAGATGGTCAACGAGGTCTTCTTCGGCGACGATGTCGACGGCGCCATCGCCAACGCGCAGGAAACCATGCAGTCGATCATCGACCAGGCGCCGCAGAAGTAG
- a CDS encoding binding-protein-dependent transport systems inner membrane component, producing MAQAISARGKLAARFARHSTGIIASVLFVAPIVWTALSAFKPAAEARLPPLPPWPTTGFSLENYATLNSFGDGLWASAQNSIYVSVMTVLLSVIVSVLAGYGFSRFRFPFKDLFFVLILSTIMIPFQSILTPIFLVLTKLGLHNTLTGLVGVYVTLQLPFSIFMMRNAFDAVPREIEEAARMDGAGNATMLLKVMLPLVWPGVVTIALFAFLGAWNEFLAALVLMTDQSKFTLPVMMTALQSGRFGAIDWGAVQAGVTVMMVPCLILFLALQRFYIRGLMAGAVK from the coding sequence ATGGCGCAGGCGATTTCAGCCAGGGGCAAGCTCGCCGCGCGCTTCGCCCGGCACTCCACCGGCATCATCGCCTCGGTGCTGTTCGTGGCGCCGATCGTGTGGACGGCGCTGTCGGCCTTCAAGCCGGCGGCCGAAGCGCGCCTGCCGCCGCTGCCGCCCTGGCCGACCACGGGCTTCTCGCTCGAAAACTATGCCACGCTCAATTCCTTCGGCGACGGCCTGTGGGCCTCGGCGCAGAACAGCATCTATGTCTCGGTGATGACCGTTCTGCTGTCGGTCATCGTCAGCGTGCTGGCCGGCTATGGTTTTTCGCGCTTCCGCTTTCCGTTCAAGGACCTGTTCTTCGTCCTCATCCTGTCGACGATCATGATCCCGTTCCAGTCGATCCTGACGCCGATCTTCCTGGTGCTGACCAAGCTTGGCCTGCACAACACGCTGACCGGCCTGGTCGGCGTCTATGTGACGCTGCAATTGCCATTCTCGATCTTCATGATGCGCAACGCCTTCGACGCCGTGCCGCGCGAGATCGAGGAAGCCGCGCGCATGGACGGCGCCGGTAACGCCACCATGCTTCTAAAGGTGATGCTGCCGCTGGTCTGGCCGGGCGTCGTCACCATCGCGCTGTTCGCCTTCCTCGGCGCCTGGAACGAGTTCCTCGCCGCCCTGGTGCTGATGACCGACCAGTCGAAATTCACGCTGCCGGTGATGATGACGGCACTGCAGTCGGGCCGCTTCGGCGCCATCGACTGGGGCGCCGTGCAGGCGGGCGTCACCGTGATGATGGTGCCGTGCCTGATCCTGTTCCTCGCTTTGCAGCGCTTCTACATCCGCGGCCTGATGGCCGGGGCCGTCAAGTAA
- a CDS encoding ArsR family transcriptional regulator → MPDAHDMLFRTLADPTRRAIFERLCRQGEQTVGALTSQSGVSQPAVSKHLGLLKQAGLVRDRHEGRQTHYSAQLGALAPLMDWTREMAGFWESRFDDLEDLLKRMDQ, encoded by the coding sequence ATGCCTGACGCTCATGACATGCTCTTCAGGACGCTCGCCGACCCGACCAGGCGGGCGATCTTCGAACGGCTGTGCCGCCAGGGAGAGCAGACGGTGGGGGCGCTGACCAGCCAGTCCGGCGTCTCGCAGCCGGCGGTGTCGAAGCATCTCGGCCTGCTCAAGCAGGCCGGGCTGGTGCGCGACCGCCATGAAGGCCGCCAGACGCATTACAGCGCGCAGCTCGGCGCACTGGCGCCGCTGATGGACTGGACACGTGAGATGGCCGGGTTCTGGGAGAGCCGGTTCGACGATCTCGAGGATTTGCTCAAAAGGATGGACCAGTGA
- a CDS encoding sugar ABC transporter permease, producing the protein MRRKYRQAMTTITATTTAPPRVRKLVGAGRRQWIGLLYVAPAVALVMVFFVIPLGMTAWMSLHNWPLMGEHAFIGLDNYWAILRDTRFWNALKFTGYYTVIVTIAIFAIAFPLAIFIEKPRPFTNLYRTFFFMPAVVGFASASLLWSWLLNVDSGLFSPAAYDLGLIDKKFNLLATFQPAFWSIIAMVVWKVAGFTMIILMTGLQSIPQDLQEAAVIDGAGPFARFRAITLPLMRRTLALALILSVAGSILAFDQFYIILRGGPRNQTLTAVYWIFNQSFVSFKLGYGAALSMVLLVILVALSLIQLWLLRKPEGLD; encoded by the coding sequence ATGCGACGCAAGTACAGGCAAGCCATGACCACCATCACCGCAACCACCACCGCCCCGCCCCGTGTCCGAAAACTCGTCGGCGCCGGGCGCCGGCAGTGGATCGGCCTGCTCTATGTCGCGCCGGCAGTCGCGCTGGTCATGGTGTTCTTCGTCATCCCGCTCGGCATGACGGCGTGGATGTCGCTGCACAACTGGCCGCTGATGGGCGAGCACGCCTTCATCGGCCTCGACAATTACTGGGCGATCCTGCGCGACACCAGGTTCTGGAACGCGCTCAAATTCACCGGCTACTACACGGTGATCGTCACCATCGCGATCTTCGCAATTGCCTTTCCGCTGGCGATCTTCATCGAAAAACCGCGCCCGTTCACCAACCTCTACCGCACCTTCTTCTTCATGCCGGCGGTGGTCGGCTTCGCCTCGGCGAGCCTGCTCTGGTCCTGGCTGCTCAACGTCGATTCCGGCCTGTTCAGCCCGGCCGCCTACGACCTTGGCCTGATCGACAAGAAGTTCAACCTGCTCGCCACCTTCCAGCCGGCCTTCTGGTCGATCATCGCGATGGTGGTGTGGAAGGTCGCGGGCTTCACCATGATCATCCTGATGACCGGCCTGCAATCGATCCCGCAGGACCTGCAGGAGGCCGCCGTCATCGACGGCGCGGGGCCGTTCGCGCGCTTCCGGGCGATCACGCTGCCGCTGATGCGCCGCACGCTGGCGCTGGCGCTGATCCTGTCCGTCGCGGGCTCCATCCTTGCCTTCGACCAGTTCTACATCATCCTGCGCGGCGGCCCGCGCAACCAGACGCTGACGGCGGTCTACTGGATCTTCAACCAGTCCTTCGTCTCGTTCAAGCTCGGCTACGGCGCCGCCTTGTCCATGGTGCTGCTGGTCATCCTGGTGGCGCTCAGCCTCATCCAGCTGTGGCTGCTGCGCAAGCCCGAGGGGCTCGACTGA
- a CDS encoding Activator of Hsp90 ATPase 1 family protein — protein sequence MNDSATENRTVVVERQISHPPEKLWRALTQPHLIEEWLMKNDFKPAVGHRFNISADWGGVLDCEVLAVEPNKTLSYTWNLAHPDPAFDLRSVVTFTLTPTPTGTHLRMEQSGFRPDQRRAYGGARTGWPQFFEKLEQLLDRTD from the coding sequence GTGAACGATAGTGCCACTGAAAACCGCACTGTCGTCGTCGAGCGGCAGATTTCCCATCCGCCGGAGAAACTCTGGCGCGCGCTGACGCAACCGCATCTGATCGAGGAGTGGCTGATGAAGAACGATTTCAAGCCCGCTGTCGGCCACCGCTTCAACATCAGCGCCGATTGGGGCGGCGTGCTCGACTGCGAAGTATTGGCCGTCGAGCCGAACAAGACACTGTCCTACACCTGGAACCTCGCGCACCCCGATCCGGCTTTCGACCTCAGGAGCGTGGTGACCTTCACGCTCACCCCGACGCCAACCGGAACGCATCTGCGCATGGAACAATCCGGCTTCCGGCCCGATCAGCGGCGCGCCTATGGCGGCGCCAGAACCGGCTGGCCGCAATTCTTCGAGAAGCTGGAACAGCTTCTCGACCGGACGGATTAG
- a CDS encoding cation transport protein, with translation MSKANSDASPRKASPRKAPMALTEALVARTMRVVEDAGPTPGMVHMLDADYARFRDEILAGAPPGPLKLFAYGSLLWKPVGEVRGGERAVARGWHRSFCFTVKRFRGTPEQPGLMMALDRGGQCQGMVFEIAEPVADNLEALLRREMTILPAVNVPRWLRVSTESGKGRALGFVVDPANPRYAGKLDKAAVAATLARAVGHWGSGAQYLFETIRHLDACGIRDRNLWQLQELVAQEIGRADAIV, from the coding sequence ATGAGCAAGGCCAACTCCGACGCATCACCGCGCAAGGCATCACCGCGCAAGGCGCCAATGGCGCTGACCGAGGCGCTGGTGGCGCGGACCATGCGCGTGGTCGAGGATGCCGGGCCGACGCCTGGCATGGTTCATATGCTGGACGCCGACTATGCGCGGTTTCGCGACGAGATCCTGGCCGGTGCGCCGCCCGGGCCGCTGAAGCTGTTCGCCTATGGTTCGCTGCTGTGGAAGCCCGTCGGCGAGGTGCGGGGTGGCGAGCGCGCGGTGGCGCGGGGCTGGCACCGGTCGTTCTGCTTCACGGTGAAGCGCTTTCGCGGCACACCGGAGCAGCCCGGCCTGATGATGGCGCTCGACCGTGGCGGCCAGTGCCAGGGCATGGTGTTCGAGATCGCCGAGCCGGTTGCCGACAATCTGGAAGCGCTGCTGCGCCGCGAGATGACCATCCTGCCCGCCGTCAACGTGCCGCGCTGGCTGCGGGTCAGCACCGAGAGCGGGAAGGGCCGGGCGCTCGGCTTCGTCGTCGATCCCGCCAATCCGCGCTATGCCGGCAAGCTCGACAAGGCCGCGGTGGCGGCGACTTTGGCGAGAGCCGTCGGCCACTGGGGCTCGGGCGCGCAATATCTGTTCGAGACGATCCGCCACCTCGACGCCTGCGGCATACGCGACCGCAATCTGTGGCAGTTGCAGGAACTGGTGGCGCAGGAGATCGGGCGTGCCGATGCGATCGTCTAG